One region of Triticum aestivum cultivar Chinese Spring chromosome 6B, IWGSC CS RefSeq v2.1, whole genome shotgun sequence genomic DNA includes:
- the LOC123134421 gene encoding fatty acid desaturase DES2-like — translation MGAGGRMTEKERELFGRGGAGATFQRSPTDKPPFTLAQIKKAIPPHCFQRSVIKSFSYLVHDLVIVGALLYVALVWIPTLPSVLQLGAWPLYWVLQGCVMTGVWVIAHECGHNAFSDSSLLDDIVGLVLHSWLLVPYFSRKYSHRRHHSNTGSLERDEVFVPKQKEALAWYAPYIYNNPVGRLGLLVVQLTIGWPMYLSLNTCGRPYPRFACHFDPYSPIYNDRERAQVFISDVGVLAVSLALFKLASAFGFWWVVRVYGVPLLIVNAWLVLITYLQHTHPALPHYDSTEWDWLRGALATMDRDYGILNRVFHNITDTHVAHHLFSNMPHYHAMEATKAIKPILGEYYQFDPTPVAKATWREAKECIYVEPEDRTGVFWYSNKFAAP, via the coding sequence ATGGGTGCCGGCGGCAGGATGacagagaaggagcgggagctattcggccgcggcggcgccggcgcgacCTTCCAGCGCTCGCCGACGGACAAGCCGCCGTTCACACTGGCCCAGATCAAGAAGGCAATCCCGCCTCACTGCTTCCAGCGTTCGGTGATCAAGTCATTCTCCTACCTGGTCCATGACCTCGTCATCGTCGGGGCCCTACTGTACGTGGCGCTGGTCTGGATCCCCACCCTCCCGAGCGTGCTGCAGCTGGGCGCCTGGCCGCTCTACTGGGTCCTGCAGGGCTGCGTCATGACCGGCGTCTGGGTCATCGCGCACGAGTGCGGCCACAACGCCTTCTCCGACTCCTCGCTGCTCGACGACATCGTCGGCCTGGTACTCCACTCGTGGCTGCTCGTCCCCTACTTCTCGAGGAAGTACAGCCACCGCCGCCACCATTCCAACACCGGCTCGCTGGAGCGCGACGAGGTGTTCGTCCCCAAGCAGAAGGAGGCGCTGGCGTGGTACGCCCCCTACATCTACAACAACCCCGTCGGACGTCTGGGGCTCCTCGTCGTGCAGCTCACCATTGGGTGGCCGATGTACCTATCGCTCAACACCTGCGGCCGCCCGTACCCGCGCTTCGCCTGCCACTTCGACCCCTACAGCCCGATCTACAACGACCGGGAGCGCGCCCAGGTCTTCATCTCGGACGTCGGCGTGCTTGCCGTGTCCCTCGCCTTGTTCAAGCTCGCGTCGGCCTTTGGGTTCTGGTGGGTGGTGCGGGTCTACGGCGTGCCGCTGTTGATCGTGAACGCGTGGCTGGTCCTGATCACCTACCTGCAGCACACCCACCCGGCGTTGCCGCACTACGACTCGACGGAGTGGGACTGGCTGCGCGGGGCGCTCGCCACCATGGACCGGGACTACGGCATCCTCAACCGCGTGTTCCACAACATCACGGACACGCACGTGGCGCACCACCTCTTCTCCAACATGCCGCACTACCACGCCATGGAGGCCACCAAGGCGATCAAGCCCATCCTCGGCGAGTACTACCAATTCGACCCCACCCCCGTCGCCAAGGCCACATGGCGCGAGGCCAAGGAGTGCATCTACGTCGAGCCCGAAGACCGCACGGGAGTCTTCTGGTACAGCAACAAGTTCGCTGCGCCTTAG